From a single Abyssibacter profundi genomic region:
- a CDS encoding site-2 protease family protein produces the protein MEVPRTAPLAEATLRLSPEARRHRYLLWDPAADQAMDMPPRQAEQFLLARDALQSGQRPQALDTAAVGSMLTQIDAARTAAHKRRRPRFNPLFFSLPLLQVAPYQPRLRRIAALAYGWPGALMLAGLMLLCGVMATQSQFALTGSLDQVFSVDALLAFSLLAPVLKLFHELGHVLAATRFGVRVGRAGMMFVALYPLPFVDCSRADLTATRTQRIIISLGGLLADVTIGLCAFVAWHLTDSPWQKQLFGHVFLFNTLSTLLFNLNPLMKLDGYFALSDGLYRRNFHAQSSVALSRLMSTLGRGEFRAAQVLAITRWPQLLFAVAALIYKVYILAFITWMLLPRYYGLGALAVGWGAVLMFVIPRLAGASKPSQGAGTGRAWLRRRWPWLILALFGLLCLPLPHRLTLPVSLDVQGAYAVRAQEAGVLTRLSPPGPVEAGSLLALLRNPELDRAVTLAQQEVQVSEAAMDATRGGEPVAAQAASERRRAARDIAAVVAAKREALSVSAARAGEFMPDPSLRPGDWQNPGDRLGSLLPTGPSAALVGHFPESYAQRFRSGDYRLSLRLPGRHRVLDEDLTASLSRVEDRGMQAGRQLRIDVVAGLRPQQIRAGMGHLKIRFASEPVWRHLVFHARRLRLQYFQARALAQSPRGE, from the coding sequence ATGGAAGTACCTCGGACTGCCCCTTTAGCCGAGGCCACGCTTCGCTTGTCGCCGGAGGCCCGGCGGCATCGCTACCTGTTGTGGGACCCGGCAGCCGATCAGGCCATGGATATGCCGCCGCGTCAGGCCGAGCAATTCCTGCTGGCACGCGATGCTCTGCAATCGGGGCAACGACCGCAGGCGCTGGACACAGCAGCGGTCGGGTCGATGCTGACGCAAATCGATGCCGCAAGGACGGCCGCACACAAACGTCGCCGGCCTCGATTCAATCCCTTGTTCTTCAGCTTGCCGTTGCTGCAGGTCGCCCCGTATCAGCCTCGGTTGCGACGGATCGCCGCGCTGGCCTATGGATGGCCGGGGGCGCTGATGCTGGCTGGCCTGATGCTGCTCTGCGGCGTCATGGCCACCCAGTCCCAGTTCGCGCTGACCGGCAGTTTGGATCAGGTGTTTTCGGTGGATGCGTTGCTGGCGTTTTCGCTGCTGGCGCCGGTGCTCAAATTGTTCCATGAGCTGGGTCATGTGCTGGCGGCCACGCGCTTCGGGGTGCGGGTCGGTCGGGCGGGCATGATGTTCGTGGCGCTGTATCCGCTACCGTTTGTGGACTGTTCCCGCGCCGATCTCACAGCCACCCGGACACAGCGCATCATCATCAGTCTGGGCGGACTGCTGGCCGACGTCACCATCGGGCTCTGTGCCTTTGTGGCCTGGCACCTGACAGACAGTCCCTGGCAGAAGCAGCTGTTTGGTCATGTCTTCCTGTTCAACACGCTGTCAACGCTGCTGTTCAATCTCAACCCTTTGATGAAGCTGGACGGCTACTTCGCCCTCAGCGATGGCTTGTACCGGCGCAACTTTCACGCCCAGAGCAGCGTGGCGTTGTCCCGGCTGATGAGCACGCTGGGGCGGGGGGAGTTCAGGGCCGCACAGGTCCTGGCCATCACTCGATGGCCACAACTGCTGTTTGCCGTGGCAGCCCTGATCTACAAGGTCTATATCCTTGCCTTCATCACTTGGATGCTGCTGCCACGGTATTACGGCCTGGGTGCATTGGCCGTGGGCTGGGGGGCGGTGCTGATGTTTGTGATCCCGCGGCTGGCCGGGGCGTCAAAGCCATCGCAGGGTGCTGGCACCGGGCGGGCGTGGCTGCGTCGGCGCTGGCCATGGCTGATCCTCGCGCTGTTTGGCCTGCTGTGCCTGCCGTTGCCGCATCGGCTGACGCTCCCCGTCAGTCTGGACGTGCAGGGGGCTTATGCCGTCAGGGCCCAGGAGGCGGGTGTGCTCACGCGTTTGTCACCACCTGGGCCGGTCGAGGCGGGCAGCCTGTTGGCGCTGCTGCGGAATCCTGAGCTGGATCGCGCCGTGACGCTGGCCCAACAAGAGGTGCAGGTCAGCGAGGCCGCGATGGACGCAACGCGCGGCGGCGAGCCCGTGGCGGCGCAGGCGGCCAGCGAGCGACGGCGCGCTGCCCGTGACATTGCAGCGGTGGTGGCGGCCAAACGTGAGGCGCTATCCGTATCAGCCGCACGGGCGGGTGAGTTCATGCCCGACCCGTCGCTACGCCCTGGCGACTGGCAGAACCCGGGTGACCGCCTGGGCAGTCTGCTGCCGACCGGGCCCTCGGCCGCCCTGGTTGGGCATTTCCCTGAGTCGTATGCCCAGCGCTTTCGTTCGGGCGATTATCGTCTGTCATTGCGGCTGCCAGGCCGCCATCGGGTGTTGGATGAAGACCTCACGGCCTCGCTGAGCCGTGTCGAAGACCGTGGCATGCAGGCAGGGCGTCAGCTGCGTATCGACGTGGTGGCCGGGCTGCGTCCCCAGCAGATTCGCGCGGGTATGGGGCATCTCAAAATTCGCTTTGCGAGCGAACCGGTCTGGCGACATCTGGTCTTTCATGCCCGGCGCTTGCGGCTGCAATACTTCCAGGCCCGGGCTTTGGCCCAGTCACCCCGGGGCGAGTGA
- a CDS encoding nucleotide-binding protein: MTRLPPKAKRLIAVGGGKGGVGKSVVAIALATEWARRGRRVVLADLDLGAANLHSYLGIHHTTPTLARFLRRETDTLDGLLVESGQSGLQLLRGADDVPGLATPQHWMKLKLLRHIRAIDADVVLLDLGAGTAFNTLDFFGAADLGLVVTEPQPAAVMNAYGFIKAAFHRRLQAVFRHHPALADAVEFDLAAPEDQRQFGVDWLRQMAADVAPQATGLIDEIAQAFKPGLIINRSRPDDDNKLVNNLLTLCRNRLGLSIEQLGQLPANDAMRRFQLNIPGFLQQPTAVDLHASVQRIVRQLDKASAAQPSTPPDLSEADQHRLQQLLDTLNTEQLQGRSRDAWKLRVFFRPQDVMALLESHGHSADSLIQN; encoded by the coding sequence ATGACTCGTCTACCACCCAAGGCCAAGCGCCTGATTGCCGTTGGTGGCGGCAAGGGCGGCGTGGGCAAAAGTGTGGTCGCCATTGCACTGGCGACGGAATGGGCGCGCCGGGGGCGCCGCGTCGTGCTGGCCGACCTGGATCTGGGTGCGGCGAATCTGCATAGCTATCTGGGCATACATCACACAACGCCGACACTGGCCCGATTCCTCCGCCGGGAAACCGACACGCTGGATGGTCTGCTGGTCGAGTCCGGTCAATCCGGTCTCCAGCTCTTGCGTGGGGCCGATGACGTGCCCGGCCTGGCAACCCCCCAGCACTGGATGAAGCTCAAACTGCTGCGCCACATCCGGGCGATCGACGCCGATGTCGTCCTCCTGGACCTGGGCGCCGGTACAGCCTTTAACACCCTCGATTTCTTCGGCGCCGCCGACCTCGGGCTGGTGGTCACGGAACCTCAACCGGCTGCGGTCATGAACGCGTATGGGTTCATCAAGGCCGCGTTCCACCGCCGCCTGCAGGCGGTGTTCCGTCACCACCCTGCCCTGGCCGATGCCGTGGAATTCGACCTGGCGGCCCCGGAGGATCAGCGCCAGTTCGGTGTCGACTGGCTGCGTCAGATGGCAGCCGATGTCGCTCCCCAGGCCACGGGGCTGATCGACGAAATCGCCCAGGCCTTCAAGCCGGGGCTCATCATCAACCGCAGCCGGCCGGATGATGACAACAAGCTGGTGAACAATCTGCTGACGCTTTGCCGCAACCGGCTGGGACTGTCCATCGAGCAACTGGGCCAACTGCCGGCCAACGATGCCATGCGCCGGTTCCAGTTGAATATTCCAGGCTTTCTGCAGCAACCGACGGCGGTCGATTTACACGCGTCTGTGCAGCGCATCGTCCGCCAGCTCGATAAGGCGTCTGCTGCTCAGCCCTCCACACCGCCTGATCTCAGCGAAGCCGATCAACACCGCCTTCAGCAACTCCTCGACACGCTCAACACCGAACAATTGCAGGGGCGATCACGGGATGCCTGGAAGCTGCGCGTGTTCTTCCGACCGCAGGATGTGATGGCATTGCTGGAGTCGCATGGCCATTCGGCCGATTCGCTAATCCAGAACTGA